The region ACCAACCTGCTGGCCCTGAATGCTGCCATTGAGGCGGCCCGCGCGGGCGAGCAAGGCCGCGGCTTTGCCGTGGTGGCCGACGAAGTGCGCAAGCTGGCAGAGCGCACCGGGGTATCGACCACCGAAATTGCCGGCATGACCAGCAAGATCCAGGAAGGCACCCGATCGGCCATCCAGAGTATGGAAGCGTGCGTGAATCAGGCCAACGACGGGGTGAACCTGGCCAATCAGGCCGGGGATGCCATTATCCGCATCAGCGAGGGTTCCAAGCAGGTGGTGCGGGTGATCCGGGAGTTTTCTTCAGTCAAGACGGCCCGGCTTTGACTGCGTGCCGTTGCCCACAAAAAAGCCCCTGCGAAAGGGGCTTTTTTGTTGTGGGGTGCGTTCAGGAGCGCCGGGCCATTTCGGCGCCCGCATCATGCGGCAAGCGGCTGGTGACCGGGATCGACAGAATCGAGAAAAACCCGACCACGACAAAGGCCGGCCAGAAGTCGGCCTCGGTAATATGCGCGTGGCCTTGCAGGTGGTTGGACAACTGCAACGTCATACCGGCAATGATCACGCCCAGGCCCAGCGACAATTGCTGTACCACGCTGGCAAGACTGGTGGCGCGGCCGGCGTCTTCACTGCGGATATCGGCGTAGACAATCGAGTTCAGACAAGTGAACTGTAAAGACGGGAAGAAGCCGCCCAGCACCACAATGGTCAGGATCAGCCAGACCGGCATGCTGGAGGTAAACAGGCCGAATGACGCCAGCGCCAGGCCGGCCAGCAAGGCATTGATCATCAGTACGCTGCGAAACCCGTAACGCTTGAGCACACGCGGGCCGATACTCTTCATGAACAGCGCGCCAAACGCCGAGGCGCAAGTGATCATGCCAGAGTGAAACGCGCTCATGCCCATGCCTTCTTGCAGCGCCAGCGGCAGCAAGAACGGCACCGAACCCAGGCCAATCCGGAACAGGGAACCGCCCAGCACACTGGCGCGGAAGGTGGGAATCTGCAAAAAGCGCGGGTCCAGCAAAGGACGGCTGGCGTGCATGGCGCCGCGGAAGTACCACACCAGAATGGCCACGCCGACCACCGTCATGCCGATGGCCCAGCCCAGCGGCACCAGATGGCTACCCAGCAGCGCCAGCCCTAGCATGGTCAGCGAACTGCCCAGCGCAGAGGTAATGAAACCAGGAACGTCCAGCGGGTCCTGACTGTCTTCGCGGGTATTGCTGATAAAGCGCCCGGCCAGATACAGGCCCAGCAAGCTCACCGGGATATTGACGAGGAAAATCCAGCGCCAGTGAAAATACGTGGTGATAAAGCCACCCAGCGGCGGCCCGATGACCGGCCCGAACAAGGCCGGCATGGTCAGATAGCCGATGGCCTTGACCAGATCGGCCCGCGGCACCGCCCGGAAAATGATGATGCGCCCGACCGGCACCATCATCGCGCCGCCCATGCCTTGCAAAAAGCGCGCGCCTACAAACGCCGGCAAGGTGCTGGACACCGCACACAGCAGCGAGCCGGCCATGAAAATGCCGATCGCAGTCCGGAACACGGTGCGGGCGCCAAAGCGGTCTGCCACCCAGCCGCAT is a window of Silvimonas iriomotensis DNA encoding:
- a CDS encoding MFS transporter, whose translation is MSRPFIIPLIVACALFMENMDATVISTSLPVLARDLGQNPITLKLALTAYVVGLGVFIPVCGWVADRFGARTVFRTAIGIFMAGSLLCAVSSTLPAFVGARFLQGMGGAMMVPVGRIIIFRAVPRADLVKAIGYLTMPALFGPVIGPPLGGFITTYFHWRWIFLVNIPVSLLGLYLAGRFISNTREDSQDPLDVPGFITSALGSSLTMLGLALLGSHLVPLGWAIGMTVVGVAILVWYFRGAMHASRPLLDPRFLQIPTFRASVLGGSLFRIGLGSVPFLLPLALQEGMGMSAFHSGMITCASAFGALFMKSIGPRVLKRYGFRSVLMINALLAGLALASFGLFTSSMPVWLILTIVVLGGFFPSLQFTCLNSIVYADIRSEDAGRATSLASVVQQLSLGLGVIIAGMTLQLSNHLQGHAHITEADFWPAFVVVGFFSILSIPVTSRLPHDAGAEMARRS